CTACCTCAGCTGCCGTCTCGACCGCACCCGGTGGACGTCCGAGTTCCGCATCGTCGACCGCGTCGTCACACCCGGCGGTACGGCGTCCACCCGCGCCACCCTGGTCGTCGAGGACGGCCGCCCCGGTACCCATCTCGCCTGAACGGACCACCCCATGCTCCGACGCTTGGCCCTCGTCGCCGTCCCGCTGACACTCCTCGTTGCTACCAGCAACAACCACGTCGAGATCAGTGCCACCCCACAACCGGTCGAGGTCGTCCCGCTGCCGTGCTTCCCGGCCGGCAAACTCACCCTCGGCATGACCAACACCGGCAGCAAACCCACGGTCGCCGACCTGCGCATCTACGGCGACCCACAGCTCACATTGTCCCGGCACCAGTTCTCCAGCTACCTGCCGGTCGACCAACTGGTGAAGGCCCCGCTCGAGATCACCGTTCCGCGCGGCACCGCGCCCGCGACCCACACCGTCGACCTCACCGTCGGCAAGGAGCGTCTGCAGGTGCCGGTGGTGATCAAGCCTGTCCCAGCGCGCGACAACGTGCTGCTCGGCGAGCAGGCCGTCGCGTCGTCCACCAACGGCAACATGCGGCTGTGCGGCGGCGTCGACGGCAACGCCGACTCGGCGCAGTGGGGCGCCAGCGGCTGGCACGACAACACCAAGGGCGTCTTCCCCGACACGTACGGCGTCGACTTCGTCCAACCCACCACGATCGGCCGGGTCGTACTGCAGACCCTCGACTCGACCACCTACCCCGCGGCGGTGATGGGCATCCGCGACTTCGACCTCCAGGTCCGCACCGGGAGCACTTGGACGACGGTCGACGAGGTCCACGGCAACACCCAAGGCC
This Kribbella sp. NBC_00482 DNA region includes the following protein-coding sequences:
- a CDS encoding discoidin domain-containing protein, producing the protein MLRRLALVAVPLTLLVATSNNHVEISATPQPVEVVPLPCFPAGKLTLGMTNTGSKPTVADLRIYGDPQLTLSRHQFSSYLPVDQLVKAPLEITVPRGTAPATHTVDLTVGKERLQVPVVIKPVPARDNVLLGEQAVASSTNGNMRLCGGVDGNADSAQWGASGWHDNTKGVFPDTYGVDFVQPTTIGRVVLQTLDSTTYPAAVMGIRDFDLQVRTGSTWTTVDEVHGNTQGRVTITFAPLTVDALRLVIRDSNDHGYSRIVELEGYSS